From the Flavobacterium galactosidilyticum genome, one window contains:
- a CDS encoding prolyl oligopeptidase family serine peptidase: MAVSSTLVTFGQGQKTNTMKYPQTNKGTTVDVYFDSKVADPYRWLEDDKSAETGAWVKAQNEVTYNYLSQIPFRDLVKQRMEKLWNYEKIGAPFKEGEYTYYYKNNGLQNQSVLYRKDANGTETIFLDPNTFSKDGTTSLGGLDFSKDGSKVAYAISEGGSDWRKVIIMDAVSQKIIEDTIVDVKFSGVSWKGNEGFYYSSYDKPKGSELSAKTDQHKLYFHKLGTAQKTDKVVFGADKKRRYVGGSVTDDNRYLVITAANSTYGNELYIKDLSKVNSPIVTIVDNFKSSNNIIENEGTKLFIDTDFNAPNKRIVTVDVNNPKPANWKNFIAETENVLATSTGGGYFFANYMQDAVSVVKQYDYSGKLIRQIELPGVGTAGGFGGKKKENTLYYSFTNYITPGSTFSFDATTGLSTVYQRPKVDFNSEEYESKQVFYTSKDGTKIPMIITHKKGLKLDGTNPTMLYGYGGFNISLTPSFSIANAVWMENGGVYAVPNLRGGGEYGKKWHDAGTKMQKQNVFDDFIAAAEYLIAEKYTSSNYLAIRGGSNGGLLVGAVMTQRPDLMKVALPAVGVLDMLRYHTFTAGAGWAYDYGTAQDNKDMFNYLKAYSPVHNIQKGIQYPATMVTTGDHDDRVVPAHSFKFAAELQEKQTGSNPVLIRIDINAGHGAGKSVAATIQENVDIQAFTLYNMGVVLLPKLD; this comes from the coding sequence ATGGCTGTGTCTTCTACATTGGTAACTTTTGGTCAAGGTCAAAAAACAAATACAATGAAGTATCCACAAACGAATAAGGGCACAACGGTCGATGTCTATTTTGATAGTAAAGTTGCGGATCCTTACCGTTGGCTTGAAGATGATAAATCGGCTGAAACGGGTGCTTGGGTAAAAGCTCAAAATGAAGTAACTTACAATTATTTATCTCAAATTCCATTTCGTGATTTAGTAAAACAACGAATGGAAAAATTGTGGAATTATGAAAAAATAGGTGCGCCATTTAAAGAAGGCGAATATACCTATTATTATAAAAATAATGGTTTGCAAAATCAATCGGTATTGTATAGAAAAGATGCTAATGGAACCGAAACTATTTTCCTAGATCCTAATACTTTTTCTAAAGATGGAACTACTTCACTAGGTGGACTGGACTTTTCTAAAGATGGTTCTAAAGTAGCATATGCTATTTCAGAAGGCGGAAGTGACTGGAGAAAAGTCATCATTATGGATGCTGTTTCTCAAAAAATCATAGAAGATACTATTGTAGATGTAAAATTTAGTGGTGTGTCTTGGAAAGGTAACGAAGGGTTTTACTATTCTAGTTATGATAAACCAAAAGGGAGCGAACTGTCAGCAAAAACAGATCAACACAAACTGTATTTTCATAAATTAGGTACTGCACAAAAAACGGATAAAGTTGTTTTTGGTGCCGATAAAAAACGCCGTTACGTTGGAGGAAGCGTTACTGATGACAATCGTTATTTAGTGATTACAGCGGCTAATTCTACGTACGGAAATGAATTGTACATTAAAGACTTATCAAAAGTGAATAGCCCTATTGTGACTATTGTTGATAATTTCAAGAGTAGTAACAATATCATTGAAAATGAAGGGACAAAATTATTCATAGATACAGATTTCAATGCACCTAACAAACGCATCGTAACTGTAGATGTAAATAATCCTAAACCAGCAAATTGGAAAAACTTCATTGCAGAAACGGAGAATGTATTAGCTACTTCAACTGGTGGTGGTTATTTCTTTGCTAATTATATGCAAGATGCCGTTTCAGTGGTGAAACAATATGATTATTCTGGAAAACTAATTCGTCAAATTGAGTTGCCTGGAGTAGGAACTGCAGGTGGTTTTGGTGGGAAGAAAAAAGAAAATACATTGTATTATTCGTTTACTAATTATATTACTCCAGGTTCTACGTTCTCATTTGATGCAACTACGGGACTTTCTACCGTGTATCAACGACCAAAAGTAGATTTCAATAGTGAGGAATATGAGTCTAAACAAGTGTTTTATACGTCTAAGGATGGAACTAAAATCCCAATGATTATCACTCATAAAAAAGGATTGAAACTCGATGGAACAAATCCAACGATGTTGTACGGATACGGTGGATTTAACATCAGTTTGACGCCAAGTTTTAGTATTGCCAATGCCGTTTGGATGGAAAATGGCGGTGTTTACGCAGTACCAAATTTACGTGGTGGAGGAGAATATGGTAAAAAATGGCATGATGCAGGAACTAAAATGCAAAAACAAAATGTATTTGATGATTTCATCGCAGCGGCAGAATACCTTATCGCAGAGAAATACACTTCGTCAAACTATCTTGCCATTCGTGGTGGGTCAAATGGAGGTTTACTTGTAGGAGCAGTCATGACGCAACGTCCAGATTTGATGAAAGTTGCTTTGCCAGCAGTAGGCGTACTAGATATGTTACGTTACCATACTTTTACCGCAGGAGCAGGTTGGGCCTATGATTACGGAACAGCTCAAGATAACAAGGACATGTTTAATTATCTAAAAGCATATTCTCCAGTACACAACATTCAAAAAGGGATTCAATATCCGGCTACGATGGTTACTACAGGAGATCACGATGATAGAGTTGTACCAGCACATAGTTTCAAGTTTGCGGCTGAATTACAAGAAAAACAAACGGGATCAAATCCAGTTTTAATCCGAATTGATATTAACGCAGGACATGGAGCAGGAAAATCTGTAGCGGCAACCATTCAGGAAAACGTAGATATTCAAGCATTCACATTATACAATATGGGAGTGGTTCTATTGCCTAAATTGGATTAG
- a CDS encoding TonB-dependent receptor, with amino-acid sequence MKKIIIALFMGISAMLQAQNSISGTVTDLRNQPLKGVSVYISELNKGTATDENGKYMFSNLPNRNLKISFTFIGFGVQNKTISSIAKESTLNIILEETIFEMDEIIVSTAFNKIQSQNVMKVEHESIKNLQRKGTATLIEGLATIPGVSQVSTGTSIGKPVIRGLSGNRVLVYSQGVRIENQQFGDEHGLGLNDSGVESVEVIKGPASLLYGSDALGGVLYFNPEKFANANTFKANFSQKYFSNTQGSSSSLGLKTSTDNWKFMTRGSYNTHSDYKIADGDRVTNTRYNEADFKTGIGYSDSNFSSVLRYNYNNLDLGIPEDGIVEQTTSKKTDFPKQGIFNHLLSLNSILYFKNSKLDLDLGYIANDRSEFEDSNEAALHMKLKTFNYNVKYHLPKTGKIETIVGVQGMHQTNRNSGEEYLIPDAITNDFGVFGTANYEWKSNVLQAGFRFDNRKISTDAQGIAGEEGSFEAIDKSYDSFNASLGYKTSLADDLTLRLNVASGFRAPNLAELTSNGVHEGTNRYEVGNSNLKTEQNIQTDVNLEYKNSHFEFFVNGFYNHINNYIYTAATGEILDSNLVFDYIQDNAKLYGGEVGLHFHPHPLDWLHFETSFETVTGKKQNKEYLPLIPANNWDNTIRTEFKIKNWLKEGFATLNVSSTFNQKNVSGFETSSNGYSLVNLGFGGTVKLGKTIFDVNVNGNNLLDKRYIAHLSRLKTDDIPNMGRNIVLGVNFNL; translated from the coding sequence ATGAAAAAAATTATCATAGCCCTATTTATGGGCATTTCTGCTATGCTTCAAGCGCAAAACTCAATTTCAGGAACCGTAACTGATTTAAGAAACCAACCTCTAAAAGGAGTTTCAGTATATATATCAGAATTAAACAAAGGAACTGCAACGGATGAAAACGGAAAGTATATGTTTTCTAATTTGCCTAATAGAAATTTAAAAATCAGCTTTACTTTTATAGGTTTTGGAGTCCAAAACAAAACAATAAGTAGTATAGCAAAAGAAAGTACACTTAATATTATTCTAGAGGAAACTATCTTCGAAATGGATGAAATCATCGTTTCAACTGCTTTTAATAAAATTCAGTCCCAAAACGTGATGAAAGTGGAGCATGAAAGCATCAAAAACTTACAACGAAAAGGAACTGCCACTTTGATAGAAGGGTTGGCTACGATTCCCGGAGTTTCACAGGTTTCTACTGGAACATCAATCGGGAAACCGGTAATTCGTGGTTTGAGTGGTAATCGTGTTTTGGTGTATTCTCAAGGTGTTCGTATAGAAAATCAACAATTTGGTGATGAACATGGTTTGGGTTTGAATGACTCTGGAGTAGAAAGTGTTGAGGTTATCAAGGGACCAGCCTCTTTATTATACGGTTCGGATGCGTTGGGCGGTGTTTTGTATTTTAACCCAGAAAAATTTGCTAATGCTAATACATTTAAAGCTAATTTTAGTCAAAAATATTTTTCGAATACGCAAGGGAGTAGTTCTTCATTGGGGCTGAAAACCTCTACTGATAACTGGAAATTCATGACTCGCGGTAGCTATAACACGCATTCTGATTATAAAATTGCTGATGGTGACCGAGTAACTAATACGCGATATAATGAAGCGGATTTTAAAACTGGAATTGGCTACAGTGATTCTAATTTTTCGAGTGTGTTACGATACAATTATAATAATTTGGACTTAGGAATTCCGGAAGATGGAATTGTAGAACAAACCACAAGCAAGAAAACGGATTTTCCTAAGCAAGGAATCTTCAACCATTTGTTAAGTTTAAATTCTATACTTTATTTTAAGAATTCAAAACTAGATCTTGATTTAGGATATATTGCTAATGATCGAAGTGAGTTTGAAGATAGTAATGAGGCAGCGTTGCACATGAAATTGAAAACCTTCAACTACAATGTAAAATACCATTTGCCAAAAACAGGGAAAATAGAAACAATCGTTGGAGTTCAAGGAATGCACCAAACCAATAGAAATTCAGGAGAGGAATATCTAATTCCAGATGCAATTACTAATGATTTTGGCGTTTTTGGAACGGCTAATTACGAGTGGAAATCCAATGTTTTACAGGCAGGATTTCGTTTTGACAATAGAAAGATTAGTACCGATGCGCAAGGAATTGCAGGCGAAGAAGGTTCTTTTGAAGCTATTGATAAAAGCTATGACAGCTTTAATGCCTCTTTAGGATACAAAACCAGTTTAGCTGATGATTTGACTTTGCGTTTGAATGTAGCTTCAGGATTTAGGGCACCTAATTTAGCGGAATTAACTTCTAATGGAGTTCATGAGGGAACAAACCGTTATGAAGTAGGAAATAGCAATTTGAAAACGGAACAAAATATACAAACAGATGTAAATTTAGAATACAAAAACAGTCATTTTGAATTTTTTGTAAATGGTTTTTACAATCATATCAACAATTATATTTACACTGCAGCGACTGGAGAAATTCTCGATAGCAATCTAGTTTTCGATTACATTCAGGACAACGCTAAACTGTATGGTGGAGAAGTAGGTCTGCACTTTCACCCGCATCCATTAGATTGGTTACACTTTGAAACTAGTTTTGAAACGGTAACAGGCAAAAAACAAAATAAAGAATACTTACCACTAATTCCAGCTAATAATTGGGATAATACGATTAGAACTGAATTTAAAATTAAAAATTGGTTGAAAGAAGGATTTGCTACATTGAATGTTTCTAGCACTTTCAATCAAAAGAATGTCAGTGGTTTTGAAACAAGTTCGAATGGATATTCTTTAGTCAATTTAGGCTTTGGAGGAACGGTGAAATTAGGTAAAACTATCTTTGACGTGAATGTAAACGGGAATAACCTGCTTGACAAAAGATATATTGCACACCTTTCCCGACTTAAAACGGATGATATTCCTAATATGGGAAGAAACATCGTTTTGGGAGTAAACTTTAATTTGTAA